One window of Thermacetogenium phaeum DSM 12270 genomic DNA carries:
- the recO gene encoding DNA repair protein RecO, translating into MGIYKADAVVLRSRVYGEADRILTLFTKEAGKVSAIAKGVRKPKSRLRGAVQLFSHTRLVLYTGKSLDTISQGEAEEEFLYLERDLERFATASYCAELVDRLTAANQPHPQVFFLLLSAFRSLEKGDPELIARVFELKLLSLLGYRPRLTGCVEGNHSLQPSGGGAPGPIWFSISKGGLLCPACATSCKDKVSLSPETIAALNYFLQVPLERAIRARLGGRSLRELASLLQGFLAYHGEVHPRSRNFLISLRNGEEPPYRA; encoded by the coding sequence ATGGGGATCTATAAAGCGGATGCCGTTGTTCTGCGGAGCCGCGTCTACGGTGAGGCGGACCGCATCCTTACCCTCTTCACCAAAGAGGCGGGTAAGGTGTCGGCCATTGCCAAGGGGGTGCGCAAACCCAAAAGCCGGCTGCGCGGAGCCGTGCAGCTCTTTAGCCATACCCGTCTTGTGCTCTATACTGGAAAGAGCCTGGACACGATTTCCCAGGGGGAGGCCGAGGAGGAATTCCTCTATCTGGAAAGGGATTTGGAGCGCTTTGCCACGGCGAGCTACTGTGCCGAACTGGTAGACCGCCTCACCGCAGCCAACCAGCCCCACCCCCAGGTGTTTTTTCTCCTGCTTTCCGCCTTCCGCTCTTTAGAAAAGGGGGACCCGGAACTGATCGCCCGGGTGTTCGAACTGAAGCTGCTCTCTCTGCTCGGCTACCGCCCGCGCCTTACGGGATGTGTAGAGGGGAACCATTCCCTGCAGCCGTCGGGAGGGGGGGCTCCCGGTCCCATCTGGTTCAGCATCTCCAAAGGAGGGCTGCTCTGCCCCGCCTGTGCCACCTCCTGTAAGGATAAGGTCTCCCTTTCGCCGGAGACCATCGCAGCCCTGAATTATTTCCTGCAGGTGCCTCTGGAGCGGGCCATCAGAGCGCGCCTCGGAGGGAGGAGCCTGCGGGAACTGGCCTCTCTTCTGCAGGGCTTTCTGGCCTATCACGGTGAAGTGCACCCGCGCTCCCGCAACTTTTTGATTTCTCTTCGCAACGGAGAGGAACCGCCTTACCGGGCATAA
- a CDS encoding helix-turn-helix transcriptional regulator, which yields MFSIELTPRQEQIIEIVKKNTPITGEKIAKMLNVRRATLRPDLAVLTMAGLLEARPRVGYFYTGKTPYMLIAEEIRHLKVNDVKSVPVVVKGDTSVYDTIVTLFTEDVGTIFIVNEEGCLEGAVSRKDLLKVTLGQGDIHKIPVQVVMTRVPNVVTVSGEESVYEAARKLVEHEVDALPVVEVVPQDDKKERLKVTGRFTKTTVARVFVELGEKR from the coding sequence GTGTTCTCTATCGAACTGACGCCGCGCCAGGAGCAGATCATAGAAATTGTAAAAAAGAATACTCCTATTACGGGGGAGAAAATCGCCAAGATGCTCAACGTGCGGCGTGCCACTTTGCGCCCCGATCTCGCTGTACTGACTATGGCAGGACTGCTGGAGGCCCGCCCCAGAGTCGGTTATTTCTATACCGGAAAAACTCCTTACATGCTGATAGCAGAAGAGATCCGCCACTTAAAGGTGAACGATGTCAAGTCGGTCCCCGTTGTTGTTAAGGGGGATACCTCGGTCTACGATACCATTGTTACCCTGTTTACCGAAGATGTGGGAACGATTTTCATCGTCAATGAGGAGGGCTGCCTGGAGGGTGCCGTTTCGCGCAAAGATCTTCTCAAGGTGACCCTGGGGCAAGGGGACATTCACAAGATTCCCGTGCAGGTAGTGATGACCAGGGTACCCAACGTGGTCACCGTTTCCGGGGAGGAGTCCGTGTACGAAGCGGCGCGCAAGCTCGTGGAACATGAGGTGGATGCTCTCCCGGTGGTAGAAGTGGTCCCACAGGATGATAAGAAAGAAAGGCTGAAAGTCACCGGAAGGTTCACAAAAACAACTGTTGCACGGGTCTTCGTAGAGTTGGGGGAGAAAAGGTAA
- the cooS gene encoding anaerobic carbon-monoxide dehydrogenase catalytic subunit has protein sequence MGERSVDQASIKMLKKAAQEGIETAWERYEKQQPQCGFGLLGICCRNCNMGPCRIDPFGDGPEEGICGATADTIAARNLLRMIAAGAAAHSDHGRDIVTTLWETAAGEAQGYQIKDEGKLRSLAAEFGIPVEGRSKEEIARDLAREAMEEFGMVKGALKFLERAPQKRREVWQKAGIVPRGIDREIVECMHRTHMGVDNDYVNLVLHGVRTGLSDGWGGSMFATEFSDILFGTPEPVRGRSNLGVLKEDQVNIIVHGHEPTLSEMIVLAARDEELLAAAREKGAAGINICGMCCTGNEILMRHGVPVAGNFLQQELAVVTGAVDAMVVDVQCVMPALTGVAGCYHTKIISTSPKARFEGAEHIPFDEHHALDTARKIVQIAVDNYPRRKKEFVRIPEEEMEYMAGFSVEAVLKALGGSLNPLLDAIKAGQIKGIAAVVGCNNPKIPHDRGHLLLTEKLIKSDVLVVQTGCAAIACAKAGLLLPEAAAQAGPGLGAVCRALGIPPVLHMGSCVDISRILVTAAAIANALGVDISDLPVAGAAPEWMSEKAVSIGAYVVGSGVFTVLGSIPPVLGGKKLTELLTEGARSVLGASFAVETDPEKAVDLILEHIAARRKALGLEG, from the coding sequence GCAACATGGGCCCCTGCAGGATCGACCCCTTCGGCGATGGGCCTGAGGAGGGGATCTGCGGGGCGACCGCCGACACCATTGCCGCCCGCAACCTGCTGCGGATGATCGCCGCGGGCGCCGCTGCCCACTCCGATCACGGGCGGGACATTGTGACTACGCTTTGGGAAACGGCAGCAGGGGAGGCCCAGGGATATCAGATCAAGGATGAGGGGAAGCTGCGCTCCCTGGCCGCCGAGTTCGGGATTCCCGTTGAGGGGAGGAGCAAGGAGGAGATCGCCCGCGACCTCGCCCGGGAGGCCATGGAGGAGTTCGGGATGGTTAAGGGAGCCCTGAAGTTTCTGGAGAGGGCACCGCAGAAGAGGAGGGAAGTCTGGCAGAAGGCGGGGATTGTCCCTCGCGGTATTGACCGGGAGATCGTGGAGTGCATGCACCGGACGCATATGGGGGTCGACAACGATTACGTCAACCTTGTTCTGCACGGGGTTCGCACAGGTTTGAGCGACGGCTGGGGTGGGTCGATGTTCGCCACCGAGTTTTCCGATATTCTCTTCGGCACCCCTGAACCTGTAAGAGGTAGGAGCAATCTCGGCGTTTTGAAAGAGGACCAGGTGAACATCATCGTTCATGGTCACGAACCCACCCTTTCTGAAATGATCGTCCTGGCCGCCCGGGATGAGGAACTGCTGGCCGCAGCCCGGGAAAAGGGGGCGGCGGGGATCAACATCTGCGGGATGTGCTGTACGGGCAATGAGATTTTGATGCGCCACGGGGTGCCGGTGGCCGGCAACTTTCTCCAGCAGGAGCTGGCAGTGGTGACCGGGGCCGTTGATGCCATGGTGGTGGATGTCCAGTGTGTGATGCCTGCCCTTACCGGTGTCGCCGGCTGTTACCACACGAAGATCATTTCCACCTCCCCGAAGGCGCGCTTTGAAGGAGCGGAGCACATTCCTTTCGATGAGCATCACGCCCTCGATACCGCCAGAAAGATCGTGCAAATCGCCGTAGACAATTACCCCCGCCGGAAGAAGGAGTTCGTCAGGATCCCGGAGGAGGAAATGGAGTACATGGCGGGGTTCAGCGTCGAGGCCGTTCTCAAGGCTTTGGGCGGTAGCCTGAACCCCTTGCTGGATGCCATCAAGGCGGGGCAGATCAAGGGAATTGCCGCCGTTGTGGGCTGCAACAACCCGAAGATCCCCCATGACCGGGGACACCTTCTCCTGACCGAAAAACTCATCAAGAGCGATGTCCTGGTCGTTCAGACCGGGTGTGCCGCCATTGCCTGCGCCAAGGCCGGCCTGCTGCTACCGGAGGCCGCCGCTCAGGCAGGACCGGGGCTGGGGGCGGTCTGCAGGGCCTTGGGTATTCCTCCGGTTCTGCACATGGGGTCCTGCGTGGATATCAGCAGGATCCTGGTAACCGCTGCGGCAATAGCCAACGCTCTGGGAGTGGATATCAGCGACCTCCCGGTGGCCGGTGCGGCGCCGGAGTGGATGTCGGAGAAGGCGGTTTCCATAGGGGCCTATGTGGTGGGTTCCGGTGTCTTCACTGTGCTCGGCTCGATTCCTCCGGTGCTGGGCGGAAAGAAGCTGACGGAGCTCTTAACAGAAGGTGCCCGGAGCGTCCTGGGAGCGTCCTTTGCAGTAGAAACCGATCCGGAGAAGGCGGTGGACCTGATTCTCGAGCACATCGCTGCCAGGCGCAAGGCGCTGGGCCTGGAAGGATAA
- a CDS encoding DUF4342 domain-containing protein: protein MDEAAAGLLEKVDIIRERMDVSYKKAKEALERAGGDVVSALVMLEEEKEKQRAGKLVGRLKAVWARSATSRLRLKRGDRTLLEIPASAGVLGLVGMLVSGELAVLGAVGTITALLNGCSLEVAAEESGDRSGEGAVDA, encoded by the coding sequence ATGGATGAGGCTGCTGCCGGTCTTTTAGAGAAGGTCGATATCATCCGCGAGCGGATGGACGTGAGCTATAAAAAGGCCAAAGAGGCTTTGGAGAGGGCGGGGGGCGACGTCGTTTCCGCCCTGGTGATGCTGGAGGAGGAGAAGGAGAAGCAAAGGGCCGGGAAGCTGGTCGGGCGTTTGAAAGCGGTGTGGGCGAGAAGTGCTACCAGCAGGCTCCGCCTGAAAAGGGGGGACCGCACGCTTCTGGAGATCCCGGCCAGCGCCGGAGTTCTGGGGCTGGTCGGGATGCTGGTGAGCGGGGAGCTGGCGGTGCTGGGGGCGGTGGGAACGATAACCGCTCTGCTCAACGGCTGCAGCCTGGAAGTCGCCGCGGAGGAAAGCGGCGACCGCTCGGGGGAAGGTGCTGTTGATGCCTGA
- a CDS encoding pyruvate, water dikinase regulatory protein, translated as MESPVIYVISDSLGETAEFVARAAASQFNADRKFEIRRVPYVNDKETLREVVEEASGTVSVIAYTLVIPGLKEELEKLAQSHKIPAVDIMGPMLEALTKVIAEPPKMEAGLLHRLDDQYFRRVEAIEFAVKYDDGKDPRGLLYADVVLIGVSRTSKTPVCMYLAHKKIKAANVPLVPEVEPPAELFKIPSRKIIGLTIEPQPLNEIRRERLKALGLAADAEYASMERIRKEIAYADRLMAQLGCPVIDVTNKAVEETASKVLEIYYKGEREVG; from the coding sequence ATGGAAAGTCCGGTAATCTACGTTATCTCCGATTCTCTGGGGGAAACCGCAGAATTCGTGGCACGGGCGGCTGCCAGCCAGTTTAATGCCGACCGCAAGTTTGAAATCCGGCGTGTTCCTTACGTGAACGACAAAGAGACGCTGCGGGAGGTTGTGGAAGAGGCAAGCGGCACCGTGAGCGTCATTGCCTATACTCTGGTGATCCCTGGGCTCAAGGAGGAGCTGGAGAAGCTGGCGCAGAGCCACAAGATACCTGCGGTCGACATCATGGGTCCGATGCTGGAAGCCCTTACCAAGGTCATTGCAGAGCCTCCGAAGATGGAGGCCGGGCTGCTCCACCGACTGGATGATCAGTACTTTCGCCGGGTGGAGGCCATCGAATTTGCGGTCAAGTATGACGACGGTAAGGACCCGCGCGGGCTGTTGTATGCCGATGTCGTCCTCATCGGCGTTTCCCGTACCTCCAAGACCCCTGTTTGCATGTACCTGGCCCATAAAAAGATCAAAGCCGCCAATGTTCCCCTTGTGCCCGAAGTCGAGCCGCCCGCCGAACTCTTCAAGATTCCATCCCGGAAGATTATCGGACTTACCATTGAGCCCCAGCCGCTCAATGAGATCCGGAGGGAGCGTCTGAAGGCGCTGGGGCTGGCAGCCGATGCGGAATATGCCAGCATGGAGCGGATCCGGAAGGAGATCGCCTATGCCGACCGGCTGATGGCTCAGCTGGGCTGCCCGGTTATCGACGTTACCAATAAGGCGGTTGAGGAAACAGCAAGCAAGGTGTTGGAAATTTATTATAAGGGGGAGCGAGAAGTTGGGTAG
- the glyQ gene encoding glycine--tRNA ligase subunit alpha: MAIWTFQEIVMGLTDYWSRYCVIQQPYDVEKGAGTMNPATALRALGPEPWNVAYVEPSRRPTDGRYGENPNRLQHYYQYQVILKPSPDDVIDLYLKSLSFLGIDIKSHDVRFVEDNWESPTLGAWGLGWEVWLDGMEITQFTYFQQFGGIDCHPVSAEITYGIERIAMYIQQVDSVFDVVWTDGVTYGDIHHQSEVDYSRYNFEEADTEMLFTLFEMYEREAVRLSEKGLAQPAYDYVLKCSHTFNLLDARGALSVSERTSYIGRVRHLARLCAQVYLEQRRRLGYPLLKDAAERERLGLPLLENTTTAGKERA; the protein is encoded by the coding sequence GTGGCCATCTGGACCTTTCAGGAGATAGTTATGGGACTGACCGACTACTGGAGCCGTTACTGCGTCATCCAGCAGCCTTATGATGTAGAGAAGGGAGCCGGAACCATGAACCCGGCCACCGCCCTTCGGGCGCTGGGACCCGAGCCGTGGAATGTGGCCTATGTGGAACCGTCGCGCCGCCCCACAGACGGGCGCTACGGAGAGAACCCGAACAGGCTTCAGCATTATTATCAGTACCAGGTGATCCTCAAACCCTCGCCGGACGATGTCATCGATCTCTACCTCAAGAGCCTTTCCTTTCTGGGTATCGACATTAAGTCCCACGACGTCCGCTTTGTCGAGGACAATTGGGAGTCCCCTACGCTGGGCGCTTGGGGGCTGGGCTGGGAAGTCTGGCTGGACGGCATGGAAATCACCCAGTTCACCTACTTCCAGCAGTTCGGAGGGATCGACTGCCACCCGGTGAGCGCCGAGATCACCTACGGGATAGAGCGGATCGCCATGTACATCCAGCAGGTGGACAGCGTCTTTGATGTCGTCTGGACCGATGGCGTTACCTACGGGGACATCCACCACCAGAGCGAGGTGGACTATTCCCGCTACAATTTCGAGGAGGCCGACACCGAGATGCTCTTCACCCTTTTCGAAATGTATGAGAGGGAGGCGGTGCGGCTGTCCGAAAAAGGCCTGGCCCAGCCCGCCTATGACTACGTTTTAAAGTGCTCCCATACCTTCAACCTTTTGGATGCCCGGGGGGCGTTGAGTGTTTCGGAGCGCACCTCCTATATAGGAAGGGTGCGGCACCTGGCGCGCCTCTGCGCCCAGGTCTACCTGGAACAGCGCCGCCGGCTGGGTTACCCCCTGTTGAAGGACGCGGCGGAAAGGGAGCGCCTCGGCCTGCCGCTTTTGGAGAACACAACGACTGCCGGAAAGGAGAGGGCATAG
- the glyS gene encoding glycine--tRNA ligase subunit beta yields the protein MDYLLEIGVEELPARLAGPVLAQFRELAEKMLRENRIAFEEVRVYSTPRRITLLVKGIAGVQTDLVEEVKGPPRRAAFDEAGQPTKAAHGFARGQGVAVSDLVVRATPAGEYVFARKRIQGRPTAEVLREQIPALIGGLSFPRPMRWGNLDFRFIRPIRWLVSILGDEVVDFELGGLRPGRVTYGLRNFHPGPIELRNTDDYFERMQEASIVVSQERRKEMIREALDVEAGRLGGRVVPDDDLLEEVTHLVESPLPIVGEFDPRFLRLPPEVVITPMKEHQRYFPVWDENGRLLPRFIAFANGPVDRELVRRGNEKVLRARLQDAEFFYQEDLRTPLEKKIEKLKKVVYLEGLGTVYDRVQRLVSLSRYLCGVLGLTEGQRETAERAAYLSKADLVTSMVFEFPELQGIMGGYYARAGGEREEVCRAIEEHYRPRFAGDELPQTKPGAVVAIADKIDGLVGCFALGLEPSGSQDPYALRRQALGILHIALSQGFDFSLRELVARAYENYQGMELRYSLAEVEDRLEEFFRVRLRGLYLDRGYPYDLVDAALGPSSDRIQAVRGRLEALAAVRQEPEMDSLLTAYTRASRLARQGEGREVDPGLFREPEERELYDSWLRIKDDLLCLVAGGKYREALLTGARLTEHLDRFFDRVMVMVEDEALRKNRLGILKDIAATLRMLGDLDKIVRSS from the coding sequence ATGGATTATCTGCTGGAGATCGGAGTGGAAGAGCTCCCGGCCCGCCTGGCGGGCCCGGTTTTAGCCCAGTTCCGGGAACTGGCGGAAAAAATGCTGCGGGAAAACAGGATCGCTTTTGAAGAAGTCAGGGTTTATTCTACACCCCGCAGGATTACCCTTCTCGTTAAAGGGATCGCCGGAGTGCAGACCGACCTGGTGGAGGAGGTCAAGGGGCCTCCCCGTAGAGCGGCCTTCGACGAGGCCGGACAGCCGACTAAGGCCGCCCATGGCTTCGCCCGTGGCCAGGGTGTTGCGGTCTCCGATCTGGTGGTCCGGGCGACGCCCGCCGGGGAGTACGTTTTCGCCCGCAAGCGCATCCAGGGGAGGCCCACTGCAGAGGTGTTGAGGGAGCAGATTCCCGCCCTCATCGGCGGCCTTTCCTTCCCCCGCCCCATGCGCTGGGGCAACCTGGACTTCCGGTTCATACGCCCGATACGCTGGCTGGTCAGCATCCTGGGTGACGAGGTGGTGGACTTCGAACTGGGCGGCCTGCGCCCCGGGCGGGTAACTTATGGGCTGCGCAATTTTCATCCCGGTCCCATCGAACTCCGGAATACCGATGATTACTTTGAAAGGATGCAGGAAGCATCCATCGTTGTGAGCCAGGAGAGGCGCAAGGAGATGATCCGGGAAGCGCTGGATGTGGAAGCGGGGAGGCTCGGCGGCCGGGTGGTTCCCGATGACGACCTGCTCGAGGAGGTAACCCACCTGGTGGAGAGCCCTCTGCCGATCGTGGGGGAATTCGATCCCCGCTTTTTGAGGCTGCCTCCGGAGGTGGTGATCACTCCCATGAAAGAGCACCAACGCTACTTTCCCGTCTGGGATGAGAACGGGAGGCTCCTGCCCCGCTTCATCGCCTTTGCCAACGGGCCTGTGGACAGGGAACTCGTTCGCCGGGGGAATGAAAAGGTCTTACGCGCCCGTCTCCAGGATGCCGAATTCTTTTATCAGGAAGACCTGCGCACACCCCTGGAAAAGAAGATAGAGAAGCTCAAGAAGGTCGTCTACCTGGAGGGCCTGGGAACGGTTTACGACAGGGTGCAGCGCCTGGTCTCCCTGAGCCGCTACCTCTGCGGGGTATTGGGGCTGACGGAGGGCCAGAGGGAGACCGCAGAAAGGGCGGCTTACCTCTCCAAGGCCGACCTGGTCACCAGCATGGTCTTCGAGTTTCCCGAACTGCAGGGGATCATGGGAGGGTATTATGCCCGGGCCGGCGGGGAAAGGGAAGAGGTCTGCCGGGCCATCGAGGAGCACTACCGGCCGCGCTTTGCCGGTGATGAGCTGCCCCAGACGAAGCCTGGTGCGGTGGTGGCCATCGCCGATAAGATAGACGGGCTGGTGGGCTGTTTTGCCCTCGGTCTGGAGCCCAGCGGCTCCCAGGATCCTTACGCTCTGCGGAGGCAGGCCCTGGGGATCCTGCACATCGCCCTCTCCCAGGGGTTTGACTTTTCCCTGCGGGAGCTCGTTGCCCGTGCTTACGAGAATTATCAGGGGATGGAGCTGCGGTATTCCCTGGCAGAGGTTGAGGACAGGCTGGAGGAGTTCTTCCGGGTGCGCCTGCGCGGCCTCTACCTGGACAGGGGGTACCCTTACGACCTCGTAGATGCCGCCCTCGGGCCCTCCTCCGACCGCATCCAGGCCGTGCGGGGACGGCTGGAGGCGTTGGCGGCGGTGCGGCAGGAGCCGGAGATGGATTCTCTCTTGACGGCCTACACGAGGGCATCCCGCCTTGCCCGTCAGGGTGAGGGGAGAGAGGTGGACCCCGGGCTTTTCCGGGAGCCCGAGGAGAGAGAGCTCTATGATAGCTGGCTGCGGATCAAGGATGATCTGCTGTGCCTGGTCGCCGGGGGGAAGTACAGGGAAGCACTGCTCACGGGAGCCCGGCTGACCGAGCACCTCGACCGCTTCTTCGACAGGGTGATGGTGATGGTGGAGGACGAAGCCCTGCGGAAAAACCGCCTGGGGATCCTCAAGGATATCGCCGCAACCCTGAGGATGCTGGGAGACCTGGACAAAATCGTCAGATCGAGTTAA